The following coding sequences lie in one Xanthomonas hortorum pv. pelargonii genomic window:
- a CDS encoding PAS domain-containing sensor histidine kinase: MRDRYRQIVALSRDCIKEIDLDGRITAINVNGLAGLGVSHPDQLISQPWRELWPPEAVGLVDAAIAGSANGLIQEFEAVCVNFAGVRQTWQVVTSPLFDAFGNVEAILAVSKNISDRRALEAAFHTLDSMLKAEREFSTGALMLARARENSLSTELHTLRDLQERIEGDLDIARAAQGAAEKISEQAQKGEAVGQLLAGVVHDLNNVLQAATSAIDLVVQRARIDAHDAKLLSVADAALQHGSVMAQRLVGFSRQYPYSPEAVDLAALAEQLSPLLEQVVGAELQLQLRTSEGGCCAMVDRHTVERAILNLVINSRDACKSGDTIRIETGDTVVAAEDASLSKPGGHYVTITVADSGHGMDAGVQSRLFEAYFTTKDAGKGAGLGLTQVYSAVRQAGGFVEVSSAPGKGARFLLAFPRMQRSQTSELTASP, translated from the coding sequence ATGAGAGACCGATATCGCCAGATCGTGGCACTGTCCCGCGATTGCATCAAAGAGATCGACCTCGATGGGCGGATCACGGCAATCAACGTCAATGGGCTGGCCGGACTCGGCGTCAGCCATCCCGACCAGCTCATCTCGCAGCCATGGCGCGAATTGTGGCCGCCCGAGGCCGTGGGCCTGGTCGATGCGGCGATCGCCGGCTCCGCGAATGGCTTGATCCAGGAATTCGAGGCCGTCTGCGTGAACTTCGCCGGCGTGCGTCAGACCTGGCAGGTGGTCACCAGCCCGCTGTTCGATGCCTTTGGCAACGTCGAGGCGATTCTTGCGGTGAGCAAGAACATCTCCGACCGCAGGGCGCTGGAGGCGGCGTTCCATACGCTGGATTCCATGCTGAAGGCCGAACGCGAGTTTTCCACCGGCGCCTTGATGCTGGCGCGTGCGCGCGAAAATTCGCTGTCGACCGAACTGCATACCCTGCGCGACCTGCAGGAGCGCATCGAAGGCGATCTGGACATTGCGCGCGCCGCACAGGGAGCGGCCGAGAAAATTTCCGAGCAGGCACAGAAAGGCGAAGCGGTCGGCCAATTGCTGGCAGGCGTCGTTCACGACTTGAACAACGTGCTGCAGGCGGCGACATCGGCCATCGACCTGGTCGTACAGCGCGCAAGGATCGATGCGCACGATGCCAAGCTGCTGAGCGTGGCCGACGCGGCGCTTCAGCATGGCTCGGTCATGGCGCAGCGGCTGGTCGGATTTTCGCGCCAGTATCCGTACAGCCCGGAGGCAGTGGATCTTGCCGCATTGGCCGAACAGCTGAGCCCATTGCTGGAACAGGTGGTCGGCGCCGAGTTGCAATTGCAGTTGCGCACCAGCGAAGGCGGATGCTGCGCCATGGTCGATCGCCATACGGTGGAGCGCGCGATCCTGAATCTGGTGATCAACTCCCGCGATGCCTGCAAGAGCGGGGACACCATCCGTATCGAAACCGGCGACACCGTCGTGGCCGCCGAGGACGCGAGCCTGAGCAAACCGGGCGGGCATTACGTCACCATCACCGTTGCCGATAGCGGACATGGCATGGATGCAGGTGTGCAATCGCGGTTATTCGAAGCCTATTTCACTACCAAGGACGCAGGCAAAGGAGCCGGGCTTGGCTTGACGCAGGTGTATAGCGCGGTGCGTCAGGCCGGTGGCTTTGTCGAAGTGAGTTCGGCTCCCGGTAAAGGTGCGCGCTTCTTGCTGGCGTTTCCGCGTATGCAACGAAGCCAGACGTCTGAGCTGACCGCATCGCCCTGA
- a CDS encoding Bax inhibitor-1/YccA family protein, with protein sequence MRSGNPALRESTFLDLGSGSVVTRDGQAMTLNGTVNKTGALLLMAVLTAAFAWSQSVGADGMPLPAAKLYMIAGAIGGLVFALATSFKPTWAPITAPLYALVEGFFLGSISAVYEARFNGIVFQAVLLTFGTMFALLFAYRSGLIKATENFKLGVVAATGGIALVYLATIVLGLFGVRIQFIHDSGLIGIGFSLFVVVVAALNLVLDFDFIESGVEQGAPKHMEWYGAFGLMVTLVWLYIEFLRLLSKLQSRN encoded by the coding sequence ATGCGTAGCGGCAACCCTGCCCTTCGGGAATCCACATTCCTCGACCTTGGCTCCGGCTCGGTCGTCACCCGCGACGGCCAGGCGATGACCCTCAACGGCACCGTCAACAAGACCGGTGCGTTGTTGTTGATGGCCGTGCTCACCGCTGCTTTCGCCTGGTCGCAATCTGTTGGTGCAGACGGCATGCCATTGCCTGCAGCCAAGCTGTACATGATTGCCGGCGCGATCGGCGGGCTGGTGTTCGCACTGGCGACCAGCTTCAAGCCGACCTGGGCACCGATCACCGCGCCGCTGTATGCGCTGGTGGAAGGCTTCTTTCTTGGCTCGATTTCGGCGGTGTACGAGGCGCGCTTCAACGGCATCGTGTTCCAGGCGGTGCTGCTGACCTTCGGCACGATGTTCGCGCTGCTGTTTGCTTACCGCAGTGGACTGATCAAGGCCACCGAGAACTTCAAGCTGGGCGTGGTTGCGGCAACCGGCGGCATTGCGCTGGTGTATCTGGCGACCATCGTGCTGGGCTTGTTCGGTGTGCGCATCCAGTTCATCCATGACTCGGGGCTGATCGGCATCGGCTTCAGCCTGTTCGTGGTGGTGGTGGCAGCACTGAATCTGGTGCTGGACTTCGACTTCATCGAAAGCGGTGTGGAACAAGGCGCCCCCAAGCACATGGAGTGGTACGGCGCGTTTGGCCTGATGGTGACGCTGGTGTGGCTGTACATCGAGTTCCTGCGGTTGTTGTCGAAGCTGCAGTCGCGCAATTAA
- a CDS encoding isocitrate dehydrogenase has translation MTQTITVIRGDGIGPEIMDATLFVLDALQAGLTYEYADAGLVALEKHGDLLPESTLASITNNKVALKSPLTTPVGEGFSSINVAMRRKFDLYANVRPAKSFPNTKSRFADGVDLITVRENTEGAYLSEGQTVSEDGETAFSGARVTRKGSERIVRYAFDLARATGRKKVTAVHKANIIKSTSGLFLKVARDVATQYPEIEFQEMIVDNTCMQLVMRPEQFDIIVTTNLFGDIISDLCAGLVGGLGLAPGANIGLDAAIFEAVHGSAPDIAGQGKANPCALLLGAAQMLDHIGQPQNAERLREAIVATLEAKDSLTPDLGGTGNTMGFAKAIASRL, from the coding sequence ATGACGCAGACAATCACGGTCATCCGCGGCGACGGTATTGGCCCGGAGATCATGGATGCCACGCTGTTCGTGCTCGACGCGCTGCAAGCTGGCCTGACCTACGAGTACGCCGATGCTGGCCTGGTCGCGCTGGAGAAGCACGGCGATCTGCTGCCGGAGTCGACCCTGGCTTCGATCACCAATAACAAGGTGGCGCTGAAGAGCCCGCTGACCACGCCGGTCGGTGAAGGTTTCAGCTCGATCAACGTCGCCATGCGTCGCAAGTTCGACCTGTACGCCAACGTGCGTCCGGCCAAGTCGTTCCCCAACACCAAGTCGCGTTTCGCCGATGGCGTGGACCTGATCACGGTGCGCGAGAACACCGAAGGCGCCTACCTGAGCGAAGGCCAGACCGTGTCCGAGGATGGCGAGACCGCGTTCTCCGGCGCCCGCGTCACCCGCAAGGGCTCCGAGCGCATCGTGCGCTACGCCTTCGACCTCGCCCGCGCTACTGGCCGCAAGAAGGTCACTGCGGTGCACAAGGCCAACATCATCAAGTCGACCTCGGGCCTGTTCCTGAAGGTGGCACGTGACGTGGCGACGCAGTACCCGGAAATCGAATTCCAGGAAATGATCGTCGACAACACCTGCATGCAGCTGGTGATGCGTCCGGAACAGTTCGACATCATCGTGACCACCAACCTGTTCGGCGACATCATCTCCGACCTGTGTGCCGGTCTGGTGGGCGGCCTGGGCCTGGCCCCGGGTGCCAACATCGGTCTGGATGCGGCGATCTTCGAAGCCGTGCACGGCTCGGCGCCGGACATCGCAGGGCAGGGCAAGGCCAACCCGTGCGCGCTGCTGCTGGGCGCGGCGCAGATGCTGGATCACATCGGTCAACCGCAAAACGCCGAGCGCCTGCGCGAAGCCATCGTGGCCACCCTGGAAGCCAAGGACTCGCTGACCCCCGACCTGGGCGGCACCGGCAACACCATGGGCTTCGCCAAGGCCATCGCCAGCCGCCTCTGA